In Pygocentrus nattereri isolate fPygNat1 chromosome 30, fPygNat1.pri, whole genome shotgun sequence, the following proteins share a genomic window:
- the si:busm1-52i16.2 gene encoding claudin-10, translated as MNIRTLQIWGFLQTMLGWTFIACSLAMEGWKVAATGGQGGSAVFTVAWYWSSLWRACSTDSNAVSNCYDFPVLWSVEYHVQIVRALLMSGVAIGVLGFILSMVGMECTYIGGKEKEKNRAMFIGSLCHNTSGLLAAAGYAVYAWHVSTEYFNPAFELKYDLGTPLFLGWVGCVFQITGGLFYLVSVFRLWSLEDSTRYLMDAEESKTLRSTPTNLSVISELSSKSKVSTVSDLCLHSPSTVSKISHKTQTLLAPDVPLNVVTE; from the exons ATGAACATCCGCACGCTGCAGATTTGGGGGTTTCTTCAGACCATGTTGGGCTGGACCTTCATCGCCTGCTCTTTAGCCATGGAGGGGTGGAAAGTAGCTGCTACTGGTGGCCAGGGCGGCAGCGCCGTCTTCACTGTGGCCTGGTATTGGTCCAGTCTGTGGAGGGCCTGCTCCACTGATTCTAACGCTGTCTCCAACTGCTACGACTTCCCTGTGCTCTGGTCTGTGGAAT ATCATGTACAGATTGTGAGAGCTCTGCTGATGAGCGGAGTAGCCATTGGTGTGCTGGGGTTCATTCTAAGCATGGTGGGAATGGAATGCACTTACATTggaggcaaagagaaagagaagaacagagccaTGTTCATTGGAAGCCTCTGTCATAACACGAGCG GTTTGTTGGCTGCGGCAGGCTATGCAGTCTATGCTTGGCATGTCTCTACAGAATATTTCAACCCTGCTTTCGAACTGAA GTATGACTTGGGAACACCATTGTTCCTTGGATGGGTTGGGTGTGTATTTCAGATCACTGGAGGGCTGTTCTACTTGGTTTCAGTTTTTAGGCTCTGGTCTCTGGAGGACAG TACCCGATATCTGATGGATGCTGAAGAGAGCAAAACCTTGCGTTCCACTCCCACAAACCTCTCTGTCATTTCTGAACTTTCCAGCAAATCCAAAGTGTCCACTGTGTCTGACCTCTGCTTACATTCACCTTCCACTGTGTCCAAAATCTCACACAAGACTCAAACCCTTCTAGCACCTGATGTTCCTCTCAACGTAGTAACAGAGTAG